Part of the Nostoc sp. ATCC 53789 genome, CTAGTCATCGCTTCACTACCGACAGCCATTAGGGTATCATCTACCTGTTCGGTGAGTTGCTGCATTGAAGTTAAAAGTTCGGTAAGCGCAGCTGCTAATTGATAATCTTGAACCAGTTCCTCAACATCAAAAGTGGCTGGAAGAATTTCGCGGTTAGACTGAGCAGCAGTAATGCTATTGTTCACAAAGGCTAGGCTTTTATCGCCCATTTTTACCAACTTACGCCGTTCTTCATTGCTGAGAGTAATCAGAAAGGGCATCTTTTTTTGGACTGTCTGTAGCGCGGCTCTAATTTCTTGGATATCTTGTGGCGAAAGGGAGGCGGCAATATTCTGATAAGCCATGATATATTTACCTTGGGAGTTCTAATGGTGAAGTAGCAATAGTTGCTAAGTATAGAATTCCCATTGGTAAGTGCGATCGCACATCATAACCTATTTATTTATCTGTTTTAGCGCTGATGCTGAGGGATACTGACCAGATGTAATTAAAGCTTGTCGTTCTATAATCCTTTCATCACCGTTAAAATCTAGGATACGTGCAGTCACTTCACCGATATCTGTTTGATGCTGAATTACAGCCTCATCTAGTCGAAAATGATCGCCCCAAAAGTCTCTGCGTGGGTTAAAAAACCGTATAAGTTCGCCAGTTTGCCAATTAATTGACCCCAAATCCGTGCCTTTTTGCAGGTTGCAGAAAATACAGG contains:
- a CDS encoding HNH endonuclease signature motif containing protein produces the protein MSRPYINAELRRLVSDRAEHICEYCLVSEEDRSSGCQVDHIISVKHGGATTADNLCYACIFCNLQKGTDLGSINWQTGELIRFFNPRRDFWGDHFRLDEAVIQHQTDIGEVTARILDFNGDERIIERQALITSGQYPSASALKQINK